In Pseudomonas saponiphila, the genomic stretch GATCCGGGCACTGGCGGGCAATGGCTGGTGCAACCAGTTCAGGCGAACTTCCTGGATTTCCACCCAGCCGTCGCCCACCGGGACGGCGAGACAATGCTTGAAGGCCTGGCAGCGTCCCTGGCTGTCGAGCAAGGCGAAGCTGCGAAATGACTGACGCGGGGCGAACAGTGAGCGAAGGAAGTTCATGACCAGGCACCTGATTGTGTCATTGACGATAAGAATGTCCTTGAGTCGTTGCATCCTGATGTATCGCGGGTGAAAGGCAGGTTACAGGAACCCGTTTTTACAGCACCTGTCTGAGTCTTGACTAACTCGTGCCCGACGCTGGTTCGTCGCGGTTGTGCACCGCTATACTGCGGGCCTGTTTGTGCCTGATTCCTGGAGAGATGAGCATGTTGCAACGCCTGTTGTTCGGTTTGATCACTGTGACCAGCCTGTCGCTGGTGGGTTGCGCCCACAGCCCGCAACAACTGAGCCCGGAGCCGAAGCTCACCACTCAGCTGGCGCCCGTCGGCCATGGTCAGCCGGTGGTGGTGAAGGTGGTGGATGGACGTCCTTCGCCGACCCTGGGCACCCGTGGCGGCCTGTATCCGGAAACCAGCGCCATTACCGTGCAGAGCGCGCAGATCCTGCCGAAGCTGCAGGCCCAGGCCGAAGCGGCGGTGCGCCTGCTGGGCTTCACCCCGACGGCTGGCGGCAGCAACGCTCCGCAATTGACCGTGACCCTGGCCGAGCTCAAGTACCAGTCGCCTAAAGAAGGCCTGTACGTGACCGAGGCCACCATCGGCGCGACCTTCCGTTCCGATGTGCAAAACGCCAACCGCCGCTACAGCGGTCGCTATGGCGCGTCCCTGGACCAGCGTTTCGGCATGGCGCCGAACCAGGACACCAACACCAAGCTGGTGGGTGATGTGTTGAGCGATGCGCTGACCCGCCTGTTCAAGGACCCGACCATCGGTCAGATCCTCGGCGAATAAGGCGCTGCAACGGACCTGGGGCCGTTGCCGACCCAGTCGACAGAAGCCCGGTTGCCCTTCAGGGAACCGGGCTTTTTGCTGGTCGTGTTTCAGGCTGCCTCGACGTATAGGTCCAGCATGCTGATGCCCGTCAGCAGGTCGGTTTCCGGGAGATCCGCGTGCTGATGCCCACCCAGTGCGCAATACACCAGCCAGTGCCGGTCCTGAACATTGAAGGCCAGGGCGCCCACCAGCGCCTGCTGTTCTTCGCTGGGGGTGATCAGGTAGAGGCGATCCTGGTTTTCTGCGTGCAGCATGACAAGCTCCGTGGGTTTCGAGGGGCGCCAGACTGGCTTGTTTGGATGACGAAAAGATGACGCTTTAAATTAATTGCCCCGTGCCTCGTTACTGGTCGGAAAGGCCCCCGCGATTCGACGGGGATTGAGTAGAATCCGCGCGCGGGTTCACTCGACGACCCGAATGCGGTTTTCCTTCGAGGTTCATGATGTCGCTGCAACTGATCTGGTCGATGTTCAACGCCCACCCCGCCAAATTGATCAACCTGCTGGCCCTGTTGTTCGCCTGCCCGGGCAGCTGGTTGCTGCATGCCACCCGCCGCCGCGAGCAGCGGGCCCTGGCCAACCTCGCCACCCAGAGTGAAGACCGGGCCGTGGATCAGCCGCTGCTGATGCTGGATCCCGCCACTTTGCGCATCAATCGTTTCTTCTATCGTTTCGGTTTCGCCTGCCTGGGGCTGGCGCTGCTGGTGTCCTGGATCAGTACGCGTTTCTGATCCAGCCTGCACTGCAGAGACGACAACGGCGCCCATGGGCGCCGTTGTGCGTTGCGGGGCCGCGCTTACAGCGGCAGGCCGGCCTTGACCCGATACTGGTTGCGTACCGGGTTGGCGTACTGCAGCACCAGATAAGGGCGGTGCTCCGGCGGACAGGCATCCAGTCGGCGCTGCCATTCTTCCTTGGCCTTGGCCAGTTCCTGCGCCGGGAACACCTCGGCGGCGGCCGGAACCTGCAGTTGCGGGTCGGCGTCGCTCCACTGGGCGTAGGCCAGGTAGTGCACCGGGAACAGGCGGTAGCCGCCGAGAATCTGCCGGTCCATTTCCATCGCCAGTTGCTTGGTGTCTTCGAACAGGGCGCTGACGGGAGCGGCGAAGTTCACGTGGACCCGGCCCTTGTAGCCGGTGATGCCCTTGGCAATGCTCACGTCGTCCTCGCCCGGGGCCTTGGTGTAGCTGCCGGTGGTGGCGCGGATAAACAGCTCGCGAGCCTTGGCCTGGTCGCAAGGGTCGTATTCGTAGCTGATGGACACCGGGGTCAGGTTCAGCGAGCGGATCACCTCGCCAAACGGCTCGTCCTTGCGGCTCATGTGGAACATCTTGAGGATCGCCGACTCGGTGCGGTCGTCGCCATCCTTGGCCCGGCCTTCAGCCTGGGCGATCCAGATCGACTGGCCGTCGTTGCGGATCGAGTGGTTGATATAGGCCGAAAGCAACTGGTAGGCCGCGAGTTTTTCCCGGCGCCCGCTGATGGAGCGGTGCACGATGAAACTCTTGTTCAGGCGCATCAGGTCGCTGACAAACGGCTTCTGCAGCAGGTTGTCGCCAATGGCGATGCGTGGCGTCGGCAGGCCGGCGTGATACACCGCGTAGTTGACGAAGGCCGGGTCCATGACGATGTCGCGATGGTTGGCCAGGAACACATAGGCGGTGCCCGATTTGAGCTGCTCGACGCCGGTGTAGGTCACGCCGTCGGTGGCGCGCTCGATGGTGTGGTCGACATAGAACTCGACCTTGTCCTGCAAGGTCGCCACCGAAGTGACTCCGGCGAACTCGCGGCGCAGGCGATGGGCGATCAGGGGTTTTAGCAGCCAGCCGAACGTGTTGGCAAAACGCGGGAAGCGAAAGTGGGTGAGGATATCTAGAAACGCCTTGTCGCTGAGCAGCCGGGCCAGCACCGCTGGTACTTCGCTGTCGTGGTAAGGTCGGATGGCATCGAATTCGCCCATCATGCTCTCTTGTTAGAAACGGCTAGGGTAAGTAAAGGTTCGGATCGAAAAAAAGCCGGGCGCGGTCTGAAAATGCGGATCAGACAAAAAAGCCCTGCAAATAGACCGGCGATTATACGCATAAGTCACTCTGGAGACGGCGATGCTGGAAACCGACCATTATCAGTGCCCTTACTGTGGCGAACAGGCGGAAGCGGTCCTGGACCTGTCCGCTGGCGACCAGACCTACATTGAAGACTGCCCGGTATGCTGCCGGCCGATAGTCTTCACGCTGCAGACCGATGGCCGGGAATGGATGCTCGACGTCCACAGTGAAAACGACTGACGGGGAGAGGCTCTCATGCAGCGCATCTACGAGCCGGAAAACCTGATGGAAGGCGAGTTGCTCCAGGGCATGCTGGCCAGCGAGGGCATCGAGTCCCACCTCCAGGGGCGCGATCTGCTCGGCGGGGCCGGGGAACTGCCGTTGTTCGGGTTGCTGGGGCTGTCGGTGCACGACCATCAGGCGCAGCAGGCACGCGCGCTGATCGCTGCGTACAATGCGGCCCTGCCATTGCCCTTTGACGAACCGGACAGCTTCGCCGGGGTGCTGGTCTGTTAGGCTGAGCGCCGATTTGCCGAGAGTTGTATTGCCCCATGTGTGGACGTTATGCCCTGTTTCGCTGGAACCCCGCCTTTGCCGCCTTGCCGGGATTTCCCGAGGATCAGCGCGCGCAGTGGAATATCTCGCCCAATGATTCGGTGCTGATCCAGCGCGCTGAAAACGGCCAGCGCACCCTGGCCCGGGCCCGTTGGGGGCTGACGCCGGCGTGGCTCACCGATCTGTCGCGTACCCCGGCCCATGCCCGGGCGGAAACCCTGGCCGAGCAGCCGATGTTTCGCCAGGCGTTTCGCGAGCGGCGTTGCCTGCTGCCGGCCAACGGTTTCTATGAGTGGCGTGGCGGCAGTCGCAAGCGGCCTTATTGGCTGACGCCGGGGGAGGGTTCGTCGATCTTCTTTGCCGCGATCTGGGAGGCCTATCCGG encodes the following:
- a CDS encoding putative signal transducing protein, whose translation is MQRIYEPENLMEGELLQGMLASEGIESHLQGRDLLGGAGELPLFGLLGLSVHDHQAQQARALIAAYNAALPLPFDEPDSFAGVLVC
- a CDS encoding CPXCG motif-containing cysteine-rich protein: MLETDHYQCPYCGEQAEAVLDLSAGDQTYIEDCPVCCRPIVFTLQTDGREWMLDVHSEND
- a CDS encoding SOS response-associated peptidase, whose product is MCGRYALFRWNPAFAALPGFPEDQRAQWNISPNDSVLIQRAENGQRTLARARWGLTPAWLTDLSRTPAHARAETLAEQPMFRQAFRERRCLLPANGFYEWRGGSRKRPYWLTPGEGSSIFFAAIWEAYPVQEQVWLSTAVVTQAAANLRRPLILDAAGQDAWLDPQTPLHVLQALLASPPAALRERVLANLVNDPKLNGPECLTPA
- a CDS encoding 1-acyl-sn-glycerol-3-phosphate acyltransferase, which encodes MMGEFDAIRPYHDSEVPAVLARLLSDKAFLDILTHFRFPRFANTFGWLLKPLIAHRLRREFAGVTSVATLQDKVEFYVDHTIERATDGVTYTGVEQLKSGTAYVFLANHRDIVMDPAFVNYAVYHAGLPTPRIAIGDNLLQKPFVSDLMRLNKSFIVHRSISGRREKLAAYQLLSAYINHSIRNDGQSIWIAQAEGRAKDGDDRTESAILKMFHMSRKDEPFGEVIRSLNLTPVSISYEYDPCDQAKARELFIRATTGSYTKAPGEDDVSIAKGITGYKGRVHVNFAAPVSALFEDTKQLAMEMDRQILGGYRLFPVHYLAYAQWSDADPQLQVPAAAEVFPAQELAKAKEEWQRRLDACPPEHRPYLVLQYANPVRNQYRVKAGLPL
- a CDS encoding YajG family lipoprotein, with translation MLQRLLFGLITVTSLSLVGCAHSPQQLSPEPKLTTQLAPVGHGQPVVVKVVDGRPSPTLGTRGGLYPETSAITVQSAQILPKLQAQAEAAVRLLGFTPTAGGSNAPQLTVTLAELKYQSPKEGLYVTEATIGATFRSDVQNANRRYSGRYGASLDQRFGMAPNQDTNTKLVGDVLSDALTRLFKDPTIGQILGE